GAAATCTTTGGTACTTGCTTCATTGGCTACTGTATTATCTCTTACTGCAATACTCCCAGCTTCACAAGCGTTTGCTGCTAAACCTTCAACACCTGTTGCTGCATCAACTACAGTTACCAACGGGGAGGTAAAGGCGGCCGGAAAATGGGGATTCTTGATTAGAGGAGCCCTCGTTGGTATCAAGAATGGAGTAAAATACGGAGGTGAAGCACTTTCGTATGTTGTAAAGTGGCTTGATAAAGATACTGCTGAGTATCTTTCCAAGAAGTCTTCGAAAATTGTTAAAGGTATCGATTATGCAATATCCAAAATCGATCAGTTGCATGAATACAATACAATAGCGATCAGAGCCATTGTCCTTGATAGCCTACGTATAGCGGGGGTACCTGATAAATATGGAGTAGCTATTGCTAAGGCAATCACTGCGGCTGTTGATTTCCTGTTATTGTAGTTTATAGAAAAAAATTAAAGGGAGGAACTTCTATGTTCCTCCTTCAGATTGAAGACAAACTCCCGCGAAATACTATAGCAGCGGGAGTTCTTTATGTTTTTTATCCCTATTTCAAATACAAAATTGAATTATACTCTCAGCTTCTCAAGCGTTTGCTGCTAAACCTTTAACATCCGTTACTACATCAGCAACAGTTACCAACGGAGAGGTAAAGTCAGCCGGAAAATGGGGATTCTTGGTTAGGGGAGCTCTCGTTGTTATAAAGAGTGCAGTAAAATATGGAGGTGAAGCACTTTCGTATGTTGTAAAGTGGCTTGACAAAGATACTGCTAAGTATCTTTCCAAGAATTCTTCGAAAATTGCTAAAGGTATCGATAATGCAATATCCAAAATGGATTAATTGGGAGAATATACTACAGCAGCGATCAGAACTATTATCCTTGATGGCCTACGTATAGCGGGAGTACCAGATAAATATGGTGTAGCTATTGCTAAGGCAATCGCTACTACTGTTGACTTCCTTTTATTGTAGTTTATAGTAAATATAAAGGGAGGGGCTTCTATTTTCCTCCTTACTAGGGGGACTGGACCATGGAACGACAAGTGGCGGAGTTGGAGAAAATAGTAAAAAACCAAAGTGATGAGCTTCTCGAAATGAAACGAAAAATAGATATATTGGAAGATATTGTATTTCGCTTATCTATCTGTAAAGCCTCTAATGGAAACTTTCCTTATTACGACTTCATTTTTCTTATGGGATCACGCCTGACCAACAAACAAGGATCAATAGATTGTTTATGTTATTATCCGAAAAATTAGCCGGCAGAAAATTCCCCCTCCATCTTAGAGAAACTGAGACTTATAATACTGACTTTTTGTTCAGTGATAATCCAATACAACTAAAAATGTCATAAGTGCCATAACAAAAATCTGGCCGGTAATGGATGAGGACCTTCCTTTATCTTTAATAAAAGCTATGAAAGAACAAGGAATGCAGGTTGAAGTTTGTAACTATTTGCTTTCCCTTCCAAATAGCTAGGTTTAAACATTTCATAAGGAGGATTGTAGCGAATAATGAAAAAAATCGGTTTTCTCTTCTTTTCCTTTACCTTGGTATGTTTTATTGCATCGCCCTTTTCTTTTGCACAAAATTTGGGACCTGCAGAGGAAACAAAATCAAAGTACTTAATTTCTTTCCATACCTCCATTGATTATGAGCTAATCAAAAACTTAGAGAGTAAGATAATAGTAGAGTATCAGGATATGCCTGTGGTTGCTGTGGAGATTTCTGAGAACAATGTTTCGAAATTGAAGGATTATCCCCAAATTGAGTTTTTTGAACCTGATCTTAAAATCAAACCTGTTTCTGAATTAAAGGTTCCTGCTGAATCTATCCTATTATTTAAAGGATTATTCCTTGATCAAAAAAAGGCTTCACCCCAGATAGTTCCTTGGGGAATAGAAAAAATAAACGCATTAAAAGTACAAGAGAAAGGTTTTACCAGTAAAGGGATTAAGATAGGAATTATTGATTCCGGTATTGATTATACACATGATGACCTAGTGGTCTGCGGGGGGACAAGTTTCGTTGAAGGAAATACAGACTATATGGATGATTATGGGCACGGAACAGCGGTAGCAGGTATTATTGGGGCAACAAACAATCATATTGGTGTTGCAGGTATAGCACCAGATTCCGAACTGTTTTCCATAAAGGTACTAGACTCAAAAGGTGATGGGGATATTAGTGCTGTCATTTCCGAGATAGAATGGGCAGTTAAAAATAAAATAAATATCATCAATCTAAGCCTTGAGACCACAACGGACAGCAAGACGCTAAAAAAAGCTGTGAAAGAAGCTTATAAAAAAGGTGTACTATTGGTATCAGCCGCCGGAAATAATGGATTCAACAAAGACGATACAATTGCTTTCCCGGCTGCCTACAAAGAGGTCATTGCTGTTGGAGCAATAAACAGCAGAAATGAACGGACATTTTATTCAAGCTCCGGAAAAGATCTTGAATTAATGGCTCCGGGAGCTAGCATCTATAGCACATCACTGAATATCAATATTCGATGAACCTGGGTACTTCAATGGCCTCAGCACACGTGACGGGTGTAGCCGCTCAAATTTGGGGGGCCAAACCCGATTTATTGAAGAACAAAGACATTAGAAAGATTTTAGACAAGACTGCAACTAAATTGGGGAAGAAAAGAACGTACGGGTATGGATTGGTGGATGCTCTGAAAGCCTTCGATTACATATGGGAATGAAATTATTTTATAAAATAAAGGGACCATTGGCTATTGGTCCCTTTATTCATTTGATTCACCAAATAAATGTTTTAGAACGATTTGAACAAACTTAGAAATGATTCCCCGTGAGACTGATTCTAATGCAGATTCGAATGAATTTAAATAGTAGGTATTGTTTCTCCCACCACCAGCTGTATTGAAGCCGCATTGATACGCTATCGCCTCAAGCAAGGTGGATTTACCTGAACCATTTTTGCCTACAAAAAAGTTACATTATTTTTTAATTCAATGGAGTCCATTCTATTTATTAGCGGCGGATTTAATGATTATTTTCGGTTGCGGTAAAAAAACCAGCTGTCATTCAGCAAACGGATCTGCCGGCGGTTTTTGTTTTGAAATGCCCGCATAAGTTGGTTGCAAAGCCATTGAGGCATATCGGTTTCCCCTCCCTGACTGACTGTGCCTTAACTGATTATGATCAGCATATGGGGAAACTGCCCAAAGGGTGCCTGTCTGCAAGCGGAAAAAGGCAAAAATCTTGCTAGTACGGCTATTTTGGCTAGCTTTTAACGCCCAAAACCCTCTAAGCCCTCCCTTACTCCATGTCGTCTTCTTCCTCGTACCACTGCTCCAATTGGGCCTGTAAAGCACGAATTTCAGTAAAAAGAGAGATCAAAGGGTAAGATTTTTCAGGAATAGAGGCAAATGATTGTTTCAATTGATTAATATACTCCAATCCTTGATGAATATTATGCTCAGCAGAAATTAGCTCTAAAGAACGGCATTCTGCCAGAACAACAGGCAAATCGGGAAGCTCACAGGCAGTCAGCTTGTCCAATTCTTTATGGAGCCGCTGGTGTAGTGCAGTGAGTTGATACAGATGCGTATCCGGCATTTGCACGAATTGAAGGCCTTGCCGGCTTTGCAGGATAGCGTAGGCATAAGTAGACATAAAAGTGTAAGCTCCTCTCCGGTCACATTTGTACTACTTGACAGTATAGCGACAGATCTTGTACAAATTCAAGAGAAGAAGAAAGGAGACCGGGAAAAATGACAGATGAAGAGCTTCAGGCGTGGGTAGAGGACATCTCCTTGACGTCTTTTGGCCGTTCGTTCCGGCATAAAGCCTCCTTCAACAGAAGATTAAGCTCTACTGGTGGCAGATATATGATGAAAAGCCACAATATTGAGATTAGCCAAAAGCAATGGGACGTATATGGGCGGGAAGAAGTGGAGAAAATTATTAAGCATGAGCTTTGCCATTATCATTTACACTTGATGGGGCGGGGTTACCGTCACCGAGATCGGGAATTTAAGCAGCTTCTTAAGGCTGTAGGCGGTGCGAGGTATTGTAAAGCTTTGCAGGACAAGCCTCCTAAACCTTTTAAATATCAGCTTGTCTGTACTAAATGCGGGCACATTTATCGCAGAAAAAGAAAGATGGATCCGGCAAAATATGCTTGCGGATCTTGCCGCGGTAAACTTCGTTTAGAGGTACTTGACTTTTATCCGCAATCATGATACATTAGATCATGTCCTTCCCCGATAGCTCAGTTGGTAGAGCACTCGACTGTTAATCGAGTTGTCACAGGTTCGAGTCCTGTTCGGGGAGCCATTCTTATTTATGGAGAGATACCCAAGTGGCTATAAGGGGACCCTCTGCTAAGGGGTTAGACTGCGCAAGCGGTGCGAGGGTTCGAATCCCTCTCTCTCCGCCATACATACAAAGACGACCTGGATAGAAGCTGTCTGCGATACAGCTTCTTTTTTTTGAAGCGAAGCAAAGATTATTAAAACCAACAATTTCATAAAAAAAGGGGTTGTCATCTGCGGAGGAATTCGCTATAATAACACTTGTCGCTGCAACAAGTTACAATTGATTGTGGCCCGTTGGTCAAGGGGTTAAGACACCTCCCTTTCACGGAGGTAACAGGGGTTCGAATCCCCTACGGGTCACCAGCCTTTCAACTTAATACCAGCATCCTAGCTGCGAGCCATTAGCTCAGTTGGTAGAGCACCTGACTTTTAATCAGGGTGTCGAAGGTTCGAGTCCTTCATGGCTCACTTTTCAACCGAATATGCGGTAGTGGTGGAATGGCAGACACGCTATCTTGAGGGGGTAGTGGGCGTACGCCCGTGGAGGTTCGAGTCCTCTCTACCGCATAATGGGAAAAGCCTTGTATTTCAAGGCTTTTTGCCTTTTTATACCCACAATTTCAAATCTAAGGGTAAGACTCCAAAATTACAATTGTTGACGAGTTGTTGACGAATTTTTTCGAGGGTCTAATTTATTTAATTTGTCGGCAGTGGCTTTGTTAATGTTTTTAGAGACATGAGCATAGGTATCCGCTGTAGTTTGATATGAAGAGTGGCCGAGTCGTTCTTGAATAATTTTTAGGTCGGTTTCATTTTCAAGAAGAATGGCAACGTGACTGTGGCGTAGATCATGAAATCGAATATATCTTAAATCATGTCGGCTACAAAACTCCCTCCACCATTTTGAAGGCTGTGTATGATATATCGGTTTTCCAAAGCCAGCATGAAATACATATTGAAAATTTCCTCCGCTCCATAGTTCCCCTACTTTCAATTTTTCCTTTTTCCATTCCGTCCAATATTCCTTAAGCTCTTTGAAATACCACTCCGGCATAGTTATATTTCTTTTAGACCCCTTGGTTTTTGGCTCTTTAATTATTGCTTGTCCATTTACCGTCAGGGAAATACTTTTATTAACAGAAATAAACCCTTCTTCGAAATTAATATTGCACCACTCTAATGCCAGAATCTCACCGCGTCTTAACCCTCCTAAAATTGCTGTAAGAATAAACAATCGCCACATGGCAGATTCTTTGTATAAAGATTCGATCACTTTTTTAGCTTCAGACTCATCATAAAATTTCATTTCAGTTTTAGTTACTTTCGGTTTCTTTACTCCTTCCATTGGATGTTTTCCGATTTTACTGCATATTTTTCTTTCCATTCGTTTACGAATGATTCAATAGTCATTTTCTCAGGAGATATATGCTCCCCCGCTTCGACCTCTAGTTGAAATTTAGCTAACTCTAATTCTAAATGATTACTTAGTTTTTTTGGTGTTTTTAGTAACTTCTCATCTACTCGGACTGTTTTAGTACGTTTAATCCGCTTACCCTTTGCGTCTCTTCCGACCTCAACCACAAGAAGATAAGAAGTGTCCCCTCTCTTTTGAATACTTGCCATTGTTTTCTCCTTTCAATTTTTGAAGTTTCGTATAATTTGTTGAATTTTTCCTATAATCTGTATACGATTCAATTCTTGACCTTTAAATATCCTTGGTGGAAACGTAGGGTTCGATGGGTAAAGAACAATAGAATCGTCTTTCTTATAAATTCGCCTGATTGTACATTCTTCGTTATCAACAATTCCTGCTGATAGTCCAAAATAATCCTCATTGTGTTCTTCTTTAATCAATGCAAGGTCGTCCGGCATAATTGCATCCCCTATCATTGAGTCTTTTTTAATTAAAATGTAGAAATAATTGTCATCTGTAAGCTCAATATCCTCCCATCTTTCCCCTAAGTAGTTTTTAAAAACTAAACCATTCGGGCTTGTTAAAACTGAACCATAAATAGGGATTTTTATCCTCTTTCTTGTGGAATTGAAAACATCGTTATTCTGCAGATCACTGATTTCGTTACTTTTAGTTAACTCTTCTAGTCCTCCATTTTTACCAAGTTCGTCAATCAAGTCATCTTAGAACTTTTTGTACTCAGGAATACTTGAAATATATTTGTCCGTATCTATCTCGTCCATTTGGTCAGGTATAGGGTATTTTTTCTCTAATTCAATACCTTTTTTCATTAAAGATGCATTAATGTTCATTAGGCTTTTTTGAATTTTAGGATGTGACTTTTCTATCGTAGCTGCCCAAATTAATTCAAGAGGATCGCATCCAATTACTTCAGCGATAGCTTCAGTGATTTCGTCAGATGGTGGCTTAACGATGCCACTCCTCAATTTAGATATATAGGATCTGTCTAATTTCAGCTTTTTTAAATGAGGTTGCAGGGTATGCTCAGAACCGAATAGGAAAAGTAATTCTTAACTCTGAATATGAAGTTGAAAACGTTCAGAAGACGCTCCATGACCACGTAATTAGTCTTGAGTATATGGTGCCCAAGGGAGCAGTTGAAAACATTCATACCATTGAAGTGAAAACAACGGACGGTGGGTTGATTAGTAAAAATGAGGTCTTTATCCCGATTACTTCAGATACCGTGATCAAACAAACCTTATTTGTGGAGGAGGTGTAACCCGTGGCATATGTACCTAAATTAAATTGGAAATTGGATGATACGGTGACAGAAAAGGATTTTAACCGGATTGAAGGCGGGATCAAAGAAACGTTAGATAAGTACAAAGATGTTGAAACTACGATTAGCGAGCTTTTTACCTCTGTCAGTGATGGGAAAAAACAAGTTGCTAAGGCCATTACTGACCAAGGAGTGCCCGCGGTAAAAGAGGACACATTCACAGACTTAGCAACAAAGATAAAACAAATTAATACGGGGAAGAAATGGGCAGAGGGAACCATACCTAGGCGAAACCTAGACTATGATGAACCTTATTATTTGGATGTCAATCAACTTGAATTTAAACCTAGCATGATCCTTATGGAGTATAAACTAGCCGACGAACACCCTGGTACCCTACAATACTGTAGGATGTATACAGAGATATTTGACATTCGGAAAATGAACGAAGTAGAGATTTGTCTTTCTGGTAATGCGATTGGTACATGTGAACCATTTAGTATTCAGGACAATGGATTCTCTGTCCTCGTGTATAGGGCTCCAAATAACTCAAATAAACGTAAAGTATGGGGCTCTTGGTACGCAAGCGAATAGGAGGTAAGAATATGCAAGTTGGAAATAGAGTTTTGTATGACCAAGATGGGGAGATTATTTTTCAATCAGGAGAAATGCAAGGTGATGTTTTACCGCGCAAGAACATCACAAAATTAGATGTTGTTGATTTTGATTTCGGTTCGATAGACTATACAAAATACAGAATTGTAAGAATGGATACAGAAACAAAAAAACCAATCTTAGAAGAAATTCCACAGACACCTGAGAAACAACAAGTGAAAGAAGTAGAAGATGCTTTATTATTAGCAAGCGATAAAGAAGCAGGAGGTATTTTATAATGGTAAACATGATTGTAGTGAGGATTTGCGGATAGAATTGTAAACGGTGGTTTGAACCCGAAAACGAAAAAAACGGATGTGATAGAGGACATAACGAATCCAGATTACCGCTGTGCGGTGGAGGATTACATTTTGGAATATACAGAAGAAGTGTAATAGCGCCAAATGAGGCGCATTTTTTATTGCTCAAAAACAGGAGGGGACATATGGAAATGAAATTTTCATCAATGGGTGAAAAAATATATGATCCTCTAGCAATCTTTAAAATTATAGTTGAAGTATGATGAAAGAAAACAGGAGGAACCATGAATGGAGGACCAAATTTTTAATACAGCGCTAAATACCGGGATATTTGGTGCGCTGTTTATCTGGCTGCTTTTTACTACAATGAAGAAAAATGAAGTACGGGAGAAGGAGTATCAGAAGACTATTAGCGAGAATCAGGAAGTCATTCGGGAGCAAGCGAAGTCTTTTAGCCTTCTTTCCAGTGATATTGCCGAGATCAAAGGGATTTTAAAAGAAAAACATGACGGAGATGTTGAATGATGGAAATCAGAGAAATGCTAGTTGACCCAAGTAAATATGGAATTAAATGTCCGAATAAAATGGCACCGAAATATATTACGTTCCACAATACGTATAACGATGCTCCCGCAGAAAATGAGATTCGTTATATGATTGGAAACAACAATGAAGTCAGCTTCCACGTTGCTGTGGACGATAAAGAAGTTGTTCAGGGCATTCCTTTTGACAGAAATGCATGGCACTGTGGAGACGGGTACGGGACAGGAAACCGTCAATCCATAGGCGTAGAAATTTGTTACTCTAAGTCCGGCGGCAGCCGATATTACAAGGCTGAGGACAATGCAGCTATTGTCATTGCCCAACTAATGAAAGAGTTTTGTATTCCTATTGAGAATGTGGTTCCACACCAGCACTGGAGTGGCAAATACTGCCCGCACAGAATGTTAGATGAGGGAAGAATACCAAGCTTTATAGAGCGAATTAAACAAGCTTACGAAGGAGAGGAAGACATGAATAGAACATTACAACTGGAAGACTGGCAATGGAAACAGGTCTATGACAATATGGGGAAAGCCTGGAATGCAGGACTATTCACGGACTGGAATTGGATGGTTAAAATAGAAAAACGTTGCCTTACCGTTGACGAATTGGTATGGCTGAATAACCACATTTTGGCGAGCAGCCTTTAGGAGGACGCTATGAATATAGAAATTACAGATACTGTCATTGTCGCCTTTATTGTCGGTCTTGTTGAAATGGCGAAAGGAATCGGACTGCCAGTTCGTCTGGCTCCGGTTCTGTCTGTTATTCTGGGTGTTGCAGCAGGTGTTGTTTACCTGGCTCCGTGGGATCTTAAAACGGGCATTATGTACGGTATTATCTCCGGCCTTACTTCATGCGGTCTATATAGTGCTGGTAAGAGCGCTGTGAAGAAGGAGCAGTAACGATTATTACCGTATTAAGCAGGAATCAATACGCTAAGGGAAGAATTAACATATTCAGGAGGATTAGTTTATGGAAAATTTTATTTCTACATTAGTTTTTATTCTTCCTGGCTTTCTTATGTATTTTTGGATACAATCATTTGGTATAAATCCAGTGATAAAACATAATCCAGGTGAGATGGGTGCGATCTCCGCACTGTTATGGTTTCCAGTGTCAATATTAACTGTGCTTATTTATAATCTCGTTGGAATGGTCTACAGGACACCGATAATTTTGACACTTTATGACGTAAAGACAAATGCCGGAAATATTGAGTTTTTAGCTTGGTTTGCTGTGATTAGCATTCCAGTCAGTTTTAGCTTGAGTTACATTTATGTAAGATGGCTGTATCCTTTACAAAGAAAAGTTGTAAATTCAACCAGAAAATCTATAGGAATTGCGTCTTTTTCTGAAATGCCGGCAGTATGGGATGAGTTTTTTCTAAAGGTTAATGAAACAAAAAATGAAGGTGCCTTACCCGTGAAAATGTTTAAAATCGACAAACCGGAAAATACATTGTTAGGAGTTGTTAAAAATGCGTCCCGTCCGTTTGAGACGGAACGCGCTTTAATATTAGAAAGAAGTGAAGAGCTTTTAGAATCAGATCTTACCTATCAATATGAAGTGATCCGTTCCTATGTGGATATAAAAAATGGAATGGTAGTACAAGAATTAGACCTACAAAAACCTACAAAACAAATAGAAGAATTTAATTCGACTTAGGTGGCTTTTTTATTTCAATTGCTGTATTTCTGTCTATGGATCTTCTTTCTATCTGCGGTAAAGATTTATCAACGTAACGCCCAGGTGGTTTTTGATTAGGCTTAGGCTGTTGGGGTCTTTGATTGGGATTATTAGGTTTATTCATATTTTCTCCTTTCAAATTTACAAGATTTACATTTTATTCTTCGACAGCAAATAAGTCTAATCCTGTAAATTGAAACATTTAATATGAAATATGTAAAAGGAGCGCTAAGGATCAATTTCCTAGGCGCTCTTAGAAGTTTACAATAAATGAACTAGGTTCCTTTAAGGAACTGGAAAAAAATGTTTGAGAGGTTTAACAGGAATAATTCCCTTATTACTAACATAGGTTAGATTAAACCGTGTATCATCCACCCATGGAAAAAGGATCACGAAGGTATTAAATTACCGACGTGGTCCTTTTTTTTGACAATGGGTACACAAATGTTTATCAAGAGGATGTACATTATAAGAGTAACATACTTTGATTTTTCTGACAACTCGACTGAAAGGTGGACTCGGCTCCTTGAAGGAACTGGGTGTAAATGGTAATGCCTACTTTAACAATCACTTTATATTACAAAAACACTCCTTTTATAACAATAATTAACTATTTTATAACATAATTAAAAAACCTTCTGTTGGTTTTCGTGGTACAATTTACCTTAAAGAGGAGTTACATCCAAATCGGGAGGGATCATTATGAAAACAAAAAGGCCAAAATCGCTAGTGAAAAAATGTGGAGGAATTGCGTTAGCAAGTGTAATTGGATTTAGTACTTTTGGTATTTTCGCGGCGAGTGCTAGCGCTGCTGAAAATACGAAGCAAGTTTATGCGAACCAATCACTTAAAGCAGAGGAAATGACGATTACACAATTAAGGGATACCTTTCAGCATAAAGATGACCCCTTTATTAATCATGTTAGAATTTTCATTGATAAACACTTGGAAGAATCGGAATTTTTATGGGGGAAAGTTAGTGATTCGTTAAAAAGAGACATCGTGGATCTGCTTACAGGAGATAAAAAAGACTACTTTTACAAAGTTAATAGAGCTCTTATTGTGCATTTTATAGAGGTCCCGTCCTTATTAAAATCATCAAGTGCAGAATTTAATAAAGAAATCCTTCAATTACTCAATTACCTATAGATATATATAATAAGATCTACTCATTTAATGGAGTAGACCTTATTATATTTTTGGATTAATCGAAGTTTCCGGGAATACGAGAATATTCATAACCCCTAAAGTTCCTACGGGTTGTGTTTCACTTACTTACAGGACCGACCTACACCCTAACAAAAAGTATTAAGGCAATGTAAGAACTGAGCATATTCACCTAAGAAACGCAGATACATCATGTCTGGAACTTAGCAATATACGTGTTAGCAATTTTAATTAATCTGATAAACAACGCTAGCACGTCCCCATTGGGGACAAATTGGGGACGAAATCTACTCGGAATCACCATAATTCACTCGGATACGAACAGACGCGAACAAGAAAAACCCTTATAATTCAAGGGTTTTAAAGATGTAAATAGTTATATTAGGGGCTGGGATTCACCATGAAAAGAAAGTAGTTAATCTTTTTTAACACATAATAATGGAGGAGGAAGTTACTCCTTGTTCTGATTATTGGAACGGCTTTTAACTACCCATTAATCAGCGGCCATACGAACCAGTCATTTGGCTGGTTTTTTTTATTTTCCTTAACACAAACGGTCTGGTTGCAAAAATGGGTCCATTATTGCAGAATGGTTGCAAAATCATAAAGAGGTGTTTGTAGCGGCAGAAAAGGTGTCTTATTTCAAAAAGGATATTAGATCGACAAAAGAGTGGGCCTGTTATCAGGTTCACTCTTTTTTTTGTTTTTGTATATGTTTTTCCTAACTGGCCAGGTGCATTACTAAAAATTTCATCTATGGGTGAAAAAATAAATGTTTTTTATAAAAGAATTAAATATATACTTTGTTACAAAAGGGGGAAAAAAATAAAAGTTACCGAAAAATTATTTGGCAAGAGGACCCAAAAAATCAAAATAATAAGGAGGAAATTTGAATGGATGTAATTAGGTTTGGTGAATTTGATTTGATTAAAAATCATCTTAAAAATGAATTGGAGAGATATATTAGAAATCATAATTCTAAATTAGGCTACTTAAAAGGTAGTAAATTAACAATAAAATTTCCTAATAGACATGAGTTTAACCGAAAACGTTGGGAAGATAATATTTATTATACTGGGTATTATTCTATTGAAAAAATTATAACTAGTTTTATTAACCAAAATAAAAATATAAATATATCATATAATCCTTCTACTGAGGTATTAACAATAGAAAGAATTAAAAACGGAAAATTTGTGTTAGAAAATGTAATTTTACACATCGAATATATATATGATTTTCATTTAGAGGAACGCAAAGAATCATGTACACCATCATGGCCAGATCTTCCTGATGCTCCAGATCATTGCAGTTACTGGTGGAAAGATAGGG
This Paenibacillus larvae subsp. larvae DNA region includes the following protein-coding sequences:
- a CDS encoding S8 family peptidase, which produces MKKIGFLFFSFTLVCFIASPFSFAQNLGPAEETKSKYLISFHTSIDYELIKNLESKIIVEYQDMPVVAVEISENNVSKLKDYPQIEFFEPDLKIKPVSELKVPAESILLFKGLFLDQKKASPQIVPWGIEKINALKVQEKGFTSKGIKIGIIDSGIDYTHDDLVVCGGTSFVEGNTDYMDDYGHGTAVAGIIGATNNHIGVAGIAPDSELFSIKVLDSKGDGDISAVISEIEWAVKNKINIINLSLETTTDSKTLKKAVKEAYKKGVLLVSAAGNNGFNKDDTIAFPAAYKEVIAVGAINSRNERTFYSSSGKDLELMAPGASIYSTSLNINIR
- a CDS encoding S8 family serine peptidase, producing the protein MASAHVTGVAAQIWGAKPDLLKNKDIRKILDKTATKLGKKRTYGYGLVDALKAFDYIWE
- the cmpA gene encoding cortex morphogenetic protein CmpA, which produces MPQWLCNQLMRAFQNKNRRQIRLLNDSWFFYRNRK
- a CDS encoding SprT family protein codes for the protein MTDEELQAWVEDISLTSFGRSFRHKASFNRRLSSTGGRYMMKSHNIEISQKQWDVYGREEVEKIIKHELCHYHLHLMGRGYRHRDREFKQLLKAVGGARYCKALQDKPPKPFKYQLVCTKCGHIYRRKRKMDPAKYACGSCRGKLRLEVLDFYPQS
- a CDS encoding site-specific integrase gives rise to the protein MEGVKKPKVTKTEMKFYDESEAKKVIESLYKESAMWRLFILTAILGGLRRGEILALEWCNINFEEGFISVNKSISLTVNGQAIIKEPKTKGSKRNITMPEWYFKELKEYWTEWKKEKLKVGELWSGGNFQYVFHAGFGKPIYHTQPSKWWREFCSRHDLRYIRFHDLRHSHVAILLENETDLKIIQERLGHSSYQTTADTYAHVSKNINKATADKLNKLDPRKNSSTTRQQL
- a CDS encoding LexA family protein — protein: MIDELGKNGGLEELTKSNEISDLQNNDVFNSTRKRIKIPIYGSVLTSPNGLVFKNYLGERWEDIELTDDNYFYILIKKDSMIGDAIMPDDLALIKEEHNEDYFGLSAGIVDNEECTIRRIYKKDDSIVLYPSNPTFPPRIFKGQELNRIQIIGKIQQIIRNFKN
- a CDS encoding BhlA/UviB family holin-like peptide encodes the protein MEDQIFNTALNTGIFGALFIWLLFTTMKKNEVREKEYQKTISENQEVIREQAKSFSLLSSDIAEIKGILKEKHDGDVE